One Bemisia tabaci chromosome 7, PGI_BMITA_v3 DNA window includes the following coding sequences:
- the LOC140225003 gene encoding maltase 1-like has product MGNHDNHRIAARYGTDLVDGINMIGLLLPGTGNTYYGDEIGMDDAKIRFDEGVDPQACQFDQDWYNRVSRDPERTPMQWDTSLNAGFSTSMTTWLPVNSNFWRLNLKDQMQGSTNSHFKIYNRLLDARKTDTMLYGDLETYVLSKWIFAFVRRLEGSDTYVVVVNLGSDSKPIDLLAFMSDLPNVLTVHTSSVNSQYVPNEKLSANEFFMRPKSSLLLTTAKEVAPPTYKDSVNGCIKIQTVSFELLLAILFSKFFF; this is encoded by the exons ATGGGTAACCATGACAACCACCGAATAGCAGCGCGCTATGGGACGGATCTGGTGGACGGAATTAACATGATCGGATTACTCCTACCGGGAACCGGGAATACATACTACGGTGACGAAATTGGCATGGATGACGCCAAGATCCGATTTGATGAGGGTGTGGATCCACAGGCGTGTCAGTTCGACCAGGACTGGTACAACCGGGTTTCGAGGGATCCTGAGAGGACCCCCATGCAGTGGGATACTTCTCTAAATGCAG GGTTTTCGACAAGTATGACAACTTGGTTGCCTgtcaactcaaatttttggcGCCTGAATCTCAAGGACCAGATGCAAGGCAGTACAAACAGTCACTTTAAAATATACAATAGACTATTGGACGCCCGGAAAACCGACACAATGCTTTACGGCGATTTGGAAACTTACGTTCTATCGAAATGGATTTTTGCTTTTGTCCG GCGACTAGAGGGAAGTGATACCTATGTTGTGGTCGTCAATTTGGGTAGTGACTCAAAACCAATCGATCTGCTGGCATTCATGAGCGACCTCCCTAACGTCTTAACGGTCCACACGAGCAGCGTTAATAGTCAATACGTGCCGAA CGAGAAATTATCGGCAAATGAGTTTTTTATGCGCCCAAAATCGTCTCTTCTCTTGACAACCGCAAAGGAAGTAGCACCTCCCACGTATAAGGATTCTGTGAATGGATGCATCAAAATACAAACCGTCTCTTTCGAACTATTACTGGCTATCTTGTTCagtaaatttttcttctga